In the genome of Amphiura filiformis chromosome 4, Afil_fr2py, whole genome shotgun sequence, one region contains:
- the LOC140151269 gene encoding tRNA-uridine aminocarboxypropyltransferase 1-like produces the protein MAERQRTQSGDDPFAGLNIDSHESLENIKDRSFCPKCHASRKYFCYTCIIPMPEVASSLPTVSLPVHIDIIKHPREIDGKSTAVHAAIIAPNDVTIYTYPDIPQFEDKAKVLLVYPTDNAVTLKDLVKMESSSTNGAAHSESHIADTGLPPQPKRTKYAGIEGQSTEGVRQFERVVFIDSTWNQSNQIFRDERLQDLQCVILKTQKTHFWRTQPDKPDTYLATIEAIYYFTLEYHQEILATNYQGQYDNLLYFFSFMYKLVQKSTAETEGLSKEEKQVRHRRRTETTTLEAQLRRQKSRQKCLTDLSVLIVN, from the exons ATGGCAGAGAGACAGAGGACCCAATCTGGAGATGATCCATTTGCTGGTCTCAACATCGATTCTCACGAAAGTTTGGAAAATATCAAGGACCGATCATTTTGTCCCAAATGTCATGCATCAAGGAAATACTTCTGTTATACCTGTATAATTCCAATGCCTGAAGTTGCTTCAAGTCTTCCAACTGTTTCA TTACCAGTTCATATTGATATAATTAAACATCCTAGAGAGATTGATGGTAAAAGTACTGCAGTGCATGCTGCTATTATAGCTCCTAATGATGTCACCATATATACATACCCAGACATTCCACAATTTGAAGATAAAGCCAAG gTGTTACTGGTATACCCAACAGATAATGCTGTAACACTAAAAGACCTTGTAAAAATGGAGTCCAGCTCAACAAATGGTGCAGCTCACAGTGAGAGCCACATTGCAGACACAGGCCTACCACCACAACCAAAGAGAACTAAATATGCAGGTATAGAGGGTCAGTCTACAGAGGGAGTAAGGCAATTTGAAAGAGTTGTCTTTATAGACAGCACTTGGAATCAAAGTAATCAGATATTCAGAGATGAGAGATTACAAG atttACAGTGTGTCATCTTGAAAACCCAGAAAACTCATTTTTGGCGGACCCAGCCAGACAAACCAGACACTTACCTTGCCACCATAGAAGCCATCTATTACTTTACATTGGAATATCATCAAGAGATTTTGGCTACAAATTATCAAGGGCAATATGATAACCTTCTCTATTTCTTTAGTTTCATGTATAAACTTGTACAGAAAAGTACCGCTGAAACGGAAGGATTAAGCAAAGAAGAGAAACAAGTAAGGCATAGGAGAAgaactgaaacaacaacattagAGGCTCAGTTGAGAAGACAAAAGAGTCGCCAGAAGTGTCTCACGGATCTGTCGGTTTTAATTGTCAACTAA